A window of Mus musculus strain C57BL/6J chromosome 3, GRCm38.p6 C57BL/6J genomic DNA:
CCTCCCCATCCTGCCTCCCGGGGAAAGACCTGGCCCCTTCTGAAGCCAGGATAGACCAGCTCTCAGACAACTGGGTCTCTTTCACCGCTGTGTTTCTTCATTGTTCTAGCTAAATGAATAATAATCTCTTGgtattttcaaaaataagttttgcgaattttattttaaatttaaatgtaaattttaaaacctttaaaaatactaCAAAGTATGAAATGTgggatatatatctatatctacatatcttGTATTATCATTTGCAAAAATATTATACTCAAACCTCCATTTCTATTGGTCCTACTTTTGACTAACTTCAGGTGTggatttttatttgcttattcttgttcttgttcttggttcctggctggcctgaacttgCTTCTATAGAACAGACTGTCTCAGTCACAAGAGACTCCATAGCCACAGCCTGTTGTAACTACACTAGTCACTATGAAAGATCTCCGTCTAAACCGTCTTTGAATGTCCTGAACATTTGGGATCAGGGAGACATTTCGAAGTTAGGGAACTCAGCCCATGCGCAGGAGAGAATGATATGAAGACAAAGGAAGTTTAAAGAGCAGGGGAGGGGTGGAAGGGGGCAAACAGGAATGTGTGCCTGCCAGCAGGTGGGCTCTGCCAGCTCTGCCCCTGACCAGGCCAAGGGCACCCGTGGAACCCGTGGCCTCTAATGATCGCTTTGAAATTACTGCCCTGTGTCCCTTCCTGCATGGTTATATTGAAAGTCCCCTTCCTGTTTGCAGGTGACCTGCCCGTTGCATCGTTTGTTTCTCCATGGTTAGGGCATCCTAGCTTCACCTTGGTTAGAGATCCGAGTTTCTGGAAGGGAGAAAGCTGTGTGCGCGTGGCCTTGAGTTCgagctctctttccctctgcccgGCTACCTTCTGTCACCTGCAGTCCTCCATGCCTGTGTGAGGCCAGAGTGTTCATGGCGACTTCTCTTTCCTGTTAACAGGCTGCTTCTCTGGGACTCCTGCAGTTTCCTATCCTCAATGCCTCCGTGGACGAGAACTGCCAGAACATCACCTACAAGGTTGGCTATGCATTTTGAAAATCTTCGATTTAATAGAAGATAGGCTACTCAAACACTGGCCCTTTTTCAGACAGGAAAGAAAGGTATATAGCATAGGCCATTAAACTTAGGCTTCAGTCTGTTGGCTTTGCTTTTGCTGTTTAATAAGGATTTTGTTCAGCTGTGCAGTGTCCCCTTCAAAAGTCTTGTTGATTTCCCATTTAATATAGCGGAACTACCCTGgtagtagcacacgcctttaatcccggcactcaggaggcagaggcaggtggagctttgtgagttcaaggccagcctggtttacagagagagagttccaggatagccagggctacacaaaaaaaacattgccttgaaaaaccaaaataataaacaaacaaataaacaaataagtggaATTATAAGTGTGTGAGGCAGTGAAGAGTTCCCCGTGTGACTCAGCATCCCAGAAGCTTGGCCTCTCGAGATTACAGTGTGGACTCTGAAAAAGAGAGCAGTTGCTAAAAAGTGTGTGTAGGTaggcatgtatgtctgcatgtgctATGTGCccgtgagtgcaggtgccttggaggccagaggcctcCGCTCAGCTGGAGGGATGGACTGTAGAGAGCCTCccgatgtaggtgctgggaacttaatTTGGGTCATCTGGACAGACAgcacgtgctcttaaccactgagccatctctccagcccaaaagagtaattcatcattctttttttttcgagacagggtttctctgagtagccctggctatcctggaactcactttgtagaccaggctggcctcaaactcagaaatccgccggcctctgcctcccaagggctgggattaaagacgtgcaccaccatgcccggctataatttttttttttaagtaatacaTTTAGATCCAGGTTGAGTGAGGTCTTCAGTTTGGAGTGAAAGTGTCTTAAGACAAAATTCTTGCCGTATTAATTCCTATATTCACTTCTCCTTACCTTAGCAATCCTCAGCTCGTAGTCAGGTTAGGGAGAGTCAAGacggttgctcagtggttagtgCTGACACAGCACCACCAAAACACAGAGACCAAGGGTTCATGCGCTTAGGTAGTATAGGGATCGGGTCAAAGCCCTTCAGTGTGCCTAATACAGTGGACTGTTTATTTTCATCTTAATCCTTCCTAATTAAATGtagcttgtttttaaaaacttagaaaaaaatgtttgctttcaATCCTGTGGCCTCAGATAATTTCCTGTTCACAATGATAGTCTTCCAGGAATTCATTGAAgtaatacatatttttctttaatttgcttttctctttttcatttaagTATTGTGGATATCATCATAAGTCAATAGATATGATATGGTCATGTATTTCCTCCGTGACCTTCTGGCAAATACGCTGATTGTTACGAAACCACATGATGCTGTCGCCTGGTTAACTCCTTCATCCTTTTGCATTGATTCCCTTAGCTCCATTTTTTACAATTACTGTATGTGTCttctaaaatagtcttttaagttTGGTTAagttattttgcttattttacatttattttatcttggGTAGGGCACTGGTGCCACTTCCCCACCCGGATTCCAGAGTTTCCGCTCAGGTGGGCAGCTAGCACCCACACCCACTGCTCTCTCGTTCCCCAAAACCCTTCCTTCCAAGTTACTTCCATTCTAGTGAAAATAGTGACTTTCATCATTTGGCCTTCTGGCTTTGTAAGATATGATCTTGCCAGACGGCACAAGCAGGCTTCAAACCATCgctcttccttcctcagcctcctggatATTCAGATTACAGGCGTAGGGTGTCTATACTTGCTTGGCAAAATAGTTTGGTATCTTTGTTTTAGAAGGCAGCAGAGTTTATCTTTTCTTTGCTGTAAGTTATGTATTAAACATtttactgggggctggagagatggcttagcggttaagagaactgactgctcttccagaggtcctgagttcaattcccagcaaccacttggtggctcacaaccatctgtaatgggatctgatgccgtcttctggtgcgtctgaagacagctacagtgtactcacataaaataagtaaataagtcttaaaaaaaaaagtcctactaaataatttttttccttcctaggCTTCTCACAACATTGGGATAGCAATGGACACTGAGCTGGGGTTAATTGTCCCCAATGTGAAGAACGTTCAGGTCCGCTCTGTATTTGAGATCGCCATGGAACTGAACCGCCTCCAGAAACTGGGCTCTTCCGGTCAGCTCGGTACCACCGACCTTACAGGAGGGACATTTACTCTTTCCAACATTGGATCAGTAAGTCATGCTACTCACAGTTATAAGTGTAACTTGAATTTCGGATCACCTGGTCCAGTAAAATACAGCTTGTAATCTATCGGGCATTCCCTGAAAGCTAAATTTTCCCACTCTTCTCAGATCGGTGGAACCTATGCCAAGCCAGTGATATTGCCACCGGAAGTAGCCATTGGTGCCCTGGGAGCGATTAAGGTATGTGTAGTGAGGAACTGCAGGACAATCTTAGTAAGCTGGAAGACTAAACATGAGGAAGACTCAGTGTTGAAGGTTATCTCCCACTTTGCAGTTTGCATTGTGTTGGGTAGCTCAGTCcgccctttccttccctctcttgaaCTAGATCAGAGGTCACTGTGCCATCCCAGCTGGCTCAGATGCCGGGTCCTGCCATGCTGTTCACccgctgggattacagctgtatgccaccatgcctggcaagatGCTGATTTCTTGGTCTTCAAGGCACTTGTATTTTGAACAATAATCTCGGTGGCTTAAAGAAAAATGATCTGTGGCCATGTTTTAGAACTCTTAGAATAGAGGGACAGGGCtatgacactgtgtgtgtgtgtgtgtgtgtgtgtgtgtgtgtgtgtgtgtgatgctccACACACAAACTACAGCActtgtgtagaggtcagagagcaattaaggaatcagttctctccttctaccatgtgggttctaaggttcaaactcaggtaatgaggcttggcagcaaacacctttatctgttgagccatcttgccaggcctgTCTATTAAATCTAATAAGTTAGAACTTACATTTTGTATATTTCTTATTAATAGCTGAGgggttttgtttctctctctctctctctctctctctctctctctctctctctgtgtgtgtgtgtgtgtgtgtgtgtgtgcatgtcttcaTGTGCTTAGAGGCtaaagtgtgtgtgggtgttccgCTGTATCACTCTGCACCTGTGACCCATTCCTTTGACCCATgatctcttgctgaacctggagcttgagATGAGTTTTGGCTAGGCTGGCAGTCAGCAAGCCTGAGCCAACCCTTCTGTCCCCATCGTCCTGCTCTGGACTCACAGGTGTGTGTAGGTCACACCCAGGTTACTGCTTAGGTCCTGGGATCTGAATGCTAGTCCTCATTCTGGCTCAGCAACTGTTCTTAGTGCTGAGCGGAACGAGGTCTGTGGCCCCAGTAGCTGATTTTTAATGTACATTTTGCTTTTTTATCATTTACTTGATACCACAGACGGAACTTGCACATGCGAGTCAAAAACTCTGTCAGTATGCTACTCCCAAAGCCCTTGTGTATGTTTTTTCAGAATAGCCCATCATGGCTTGGGATTCTCATTTTTAAGCTGGAGAAACCCTGCTTCTTATTGCATGCTGTCtgtcacctgctctggcagtgaCCACAGTGGCATCTCCCACCTGTCCCCTACAGTGGTTAGCAGCCTGGCTTTCTGTTCCTCTAACACTCCCATCGTGCCCCAGCTCCTTGTCGCATGTCCTTGCTGCCTTCAGAGAGGAGTCCGTGTACTTCCTTGTCTCAGTTCTCTTCTCTCTGCGAGTATGTAGCACCTGGTGATTAATAAATGTTAACTATttgaaatctggatgaaatgtaaTGGAAATATTACATGTGGGGCAGGAGATCCCTTGAAGAAATTAAGACTCAGGATATGACCTCCCAGGGTTGGGGGAAGAGGAGGCAGCATTGTCAGAAGCCCTGGTGGGTGCCCACTCGCCGGCAGGGAGGAGGTGTTTTCTAAACCTCCTACCACTGTTGCCAGATCTTCCTTCCACTATGAGTGAGTGAAAGTTTACCCTTGTTTATTTCTTATTCTCCATTATTTCTAGGCTCTTCCCCGATTTGACCAGAAAGGAGACGTTTATAAAGCACAGATAATGAATGTGAGCTGGTCAGCGGATCACAGGGTCATCGATGGGGCCACCATGTCACGCTTCTCTAATTTGTGGAAATCCTACTTAGAAAACCCAGCGTTTATGCTGCTGGATCTGAAATAATGGCAAACAGGACATCTGTGAACTTTTCGCATTTCCAAAGAGTGTGTGAGGCCTCGCTGAGCCAGCACATACTCTGGTTGCGGCTGCATTAGAAATGGTTTGTGCTGCCTTGGTAGGGCTTTAAAGCACAGTATTTCTCACTGACACATTGGGCTTTCTGCTGGAAAGGAGCGGTGGGTAAGGCTCCCCTGGGTATCACATTGTGTAGGTCAGAGCGGGGCTTCCATTATGGTGCTGAGATCTATGTGTCAGTGAGTTGaaacaagcaacaaaacaaaattgatgTCACTAAATGTCACTAATGCCACTGAAGGCGAGTAGCAGTATACATGCAGAACTTgccctctttctttttaatttttaactgatttttttaatgaaactttTAAATTATACTTAATCGGGGAAAAGACTCTGTATGCAAGTATGTTTTCATTTCCCTACAATCGAAGTAACTAATGTACAAAATAAGTGCAATTCTGTTTATCTCTTCAGCTTATGAGACATATACCCTTGCCTTATGTGTAAAGTATCATCTATAAATGTCTTATAGCTATAAATTAGCATTCTTGAAAGGGGGGAGTTATAAGTTGGTCTTAATTGGAGGTTACAACCAAAAAAGCTGTTAAGAGTAGATGTGTAGATGGGTGGATGTGCAGAGCTGTGAGCGAGCTTCCGCATTTTGCTGGGAAATACTTGACTTTGCAAACTCATTTTGTGATATAAAATACCATAAGCATAGCAtcactgtctttttttcttttaatacttaGAGATTTGTTGCCTTTTGATTTCAGTGACCTTCAGCGAGACACGAGAAAAGGTCTTGGAGTCTGTTCTGTCCTCCCAGCCCTCAGTAGGAGCACGTATTAATAAGAAGAGCCACATGGGAAATTATGggcataaaattaatttatacaGAAATGCTACTAATGATCATCTTGAAAAAGGTCTACTTTAATCAGATAGCTTCAGGGGGATTCTAATTCAAGGCTGAGAAAGCCTTTATTCCAAGCACTTGAGAAAcaaagacaagtggatctctgagttcgaggccagcctggtctacagagtgagttcacagacagccagagctatgtagagaaaccctgtatttaaaaagaaaaaggaaggaaggaaggaaggaaggaaggaaggaaggaaggaagaaagaaagaaagaaagaaagaaagaaagaaagaaagaaaggaagaaaagaaaagaaaagaaaagaaaagaaattcagtaTTTTGAAATCTAGGTTTGGAGGTTTTTTCCTTCTAATATTATCTAACTAAGTATATCATGAAAAAAATTACTTATCTAAATGAAAGttttgtggtagaaaaaatggTCATTTTAATGCCTGTTTGATTTTTTCCAAAAATGGAACTATGTTATAAATTTAGTAAATGCTGTTTGGTTGGAAATTCCCAtcatgaaacccattatttttacataaagaaaattaacaaaagaaaaccaattcCCAATAGGCATTTTGTCCGTAGACCTCTAATCCCCACACAGGCAGGCCTTGTTAGGTCCATAGTGAGACTTCGTCGGAAGGAGGGAAAACTACAGGTAGCGTGGAGGAAACACACTGTTATCTATAATCTAAACATTGTTAACATTCTGATACATGTATCTGTATACATAGGTAAgtattcttttataaaaatgaaataa
This region includes:
- the Dbt gene encoding lipoamide acyltransferase component of branched-chain alpha-keto acid dehydrogenase complex, mitochondrial isoform 2 (isoform 2 is encoded by transcript variant 2), translated to MENNIKLSEVVGSGKDGRILKEDILSFLEKQTGAILPPSPKSEITPPPPQPKDRTFPTPIAKPPVFTGKDRTEPVTGFQKAMVKTMSAALKIPHFGYCDEIDLTQLVKLREELKPVALARGIKLSFMPFFLKAASLGLLQFPILNASVDENCQNITYKASHNIGIAMDTELGLIVPNVKNVQVRSVFEIAMELNRLQKLGSSGQLGTTDLTGGTFTLSNIGSIGGTYAKPVILPPEVAIGALGAIKALPRFDQKGDVYKAQIMNVSWSADHRVIDGATMSRFSNLWKSYLENPAFMLLDLK